A stretch of the Bradyrhizobium sp. CCBAU 53351 genome encodes the following:
- a CDS encoding nuclear transport factor 2 family protein, with translation MSSEADAIVSAIIAKWCAGFASLDAAALSSLYSRNAFFFGSNPKLYRGRAGVADYFNGLPRWRRPSAVFSDVNAAQAGPDLINMAATISFDLAGERDDLVVKMSWVIIREDGDWKIVNHHASSQAPLI, from the coding sequence ATGAGCAGTGAAGCCGACGCCATCGTTTCCGCCATCATCGCGAAATGGTGCGCCGGCTTCGCCAGCCTCGATGCGGCCGCGCTCTCGTCGCTGTATTCGAGGAACGCGTTCTTCTTCGGCTCCAACCCGAAACTGTATCGGGGCAGGGCCGGCGTCGCCGACTATTTCAACGGCCTGCCGCGCTGGCGGAGGCCAAGCGCCGTGTTCTCCGATGTGAACGCAGCGCAAGCCGGCCCCGATCTGATCAACATGGCCGCGACAATCTCGTTCGACCTCGCCGGCGAGCGGGATGATCTCGTCGTCAAGATGAGCTGGGTCATCATCCGCGAGGACGGCGACTGGAAGATCGTCAATCACCACGCCTCGTCGCAGGCGCCGTTGATCTGA
- a CDS encoding glutamine--tRNA ligase/YqeY domain fusion protein: MTEPVAAEVGRDFIRDIIQADLDQGKYSEIVTRFPPEPNGYLHIGHAKSIALNFGIAQEFPGRCHLRFDDTNPVKEEQEYIDSIQADVRWLGFDWGKNLFFASDYFDRLYEWAEQLIRDGLAYVDDQTQEEIRVSRGTLTEPGKNSPFRDRSVDENLDLFRRMKAGEFPNGARVLRAKIDMAAGNINLRDPVLYRILHAHHPRTGTKWHIYPSYDYAHGQSDAIEGITHSICTLEFEDHRPLYDWFIEKLPVPSKPHQYEFARLNLTYTLLSKRVLTQLVRDGHVAGWDDPRMPTMAGMRRRGVPPAALREFVKRIGVAKANSVVDVGMLEFCIREELNRTSQRRMGVLRPLKVVIENYPEGQTEELEAINHPDDPSAGTRKITFGRELYIEQDDFMENPPKKFFRLSPGSEVRLRYAYFVKCTGLIKNDKGEVVELRCTYDPATKGGNAPDGRKVKATMHWLPAATSVPAEIRIYNQLFANPSPDASNFAADLNPNSLEILPDARIEASVAESNATEPMQFERQGYFVRDKDSTPGKPVFSRTIGLRDTFAKEVAKG; the protein is encoded by the coding sequence ATGACAGAACCGGTGGCAGCTGAGGTTGGGCGCGATTTCATTCGTGACATCATTCAGGCCGACCTCGATCAGGGTAAGTACAGCGAGATCGTGACCCGGTTCCCGCCGGAGCCGAACGGCTACCTGCATATCGGTCACGCCAAGTCGATCGCACTCAACTTCGGCATCGCCCAGGAGTTTCCGGGCCGCTGCCATCTGCGTTTCGACGACACCAATCCGGTCAAGGAAGAGCAGGAATATATCGATTCCATCCAGGCCGACGTGCGCTGGCTCGGGTTCGACTGGGGCAAGAACCTGTTCTTCGCCTCGGACTATTTCGACCGCCTTTACGAATGGGCCGAGCAGCTGATCCGCGACGGGCTCGCCTATGTCGACGACCAGACCCAGGAGGAGATCCGCGTCTCTCGCGGCACTCTGACCGAGCCAGGCAAGAACTCGCCGTTCCGCGACCGCAGCGTGGACGAGAATCTCGACCTGTTCCGCCGCATGAAGGCGGGCGAATTCCCTAACGGCGCGCGCGTGCTGCGGGCCAAGATCGACATGGCCGCGGGCAACATCAATCTGCGCGATCCCGTGCTGTACCGAATCCTGCACGCGCACCATCCGCGCACCGGCACCAAGTGGCACATCTATCCGAGCTACGATTACGCCCACGGCCAGTCGGATGCGATCGAAGGCATCACGCACTCGATATGCACGCTGGAGTTCGAGGACCACCGGCCGCTCTACGACTGGTTCATCGAGAAGCTGCCGGTGCCGTCCAAGCCGCACCAGTACGAGTTTGCCCGGCTGAACCTGACCTACACGCTGCTGTCCAAGCGCGTCCTGACCCAGCTCGTCCGCGACGGCCATGTCGCGGGCTGGGACGATCCGCGCATGCCGACCATGGCGGGCATGCGCCGCCGCGGCGTGCCGCCGGCCGCGCTGCGCGAATTCGTCAAGCGCATCGGCGTTGCCAAGGCCAACAGCGTCGTCGATGTCGGCATGCTGGAATTCTGCATCCGCGAGGAGCTGAACCGCACGTCGCAGCGGCGCATGGGCGTGCTGCGGCCACTGAAAGTGGTGATCGAGAACTATCCGGAAGGGCAGACCGAGGAGCTCGAGGCGATCAATCACCCCGATGATCCCAGCGCCGGCACGCGGAAAATCACGTTCGGCCGCGAGCTCTATATCGAGCAGGACGACTTCATGGAGAACCCGCCCAAGAAGTTCTTCCGCCTGTCCCCGGGCAGCGAGGTGCGGCTGCGCTACGCCTATTTCGTCAAGTGCACCGGCCTGATCAAGAACGACAAGGGCGAGGTGGTGGAGCTGCGCTGCACCTACGACCCCGCGACCAAGGGCGGCAACGCGCCCGACGGCCGCAAGGTCAAGGCGACGATGCACTGGCTGCCCGCGGCAACGTCGGTGCCGGCTGAGATCCGCATCTACAACCAGCTGTTCGCCAATCCGAGCCCGGACGCTTCGAACTTCGCGGCCGATCTCAATCCGAACTCGCTGGAGATCCTGCCCGACGCGCGGATCGAGGCATCGGTGGCAGAGAGCAATGCGACCGAGCCGATGCAGTTCGAGCGCCAGGGCTATTTCGTGCGCGACAAGGACTCGACGCCCGGCAAGCCGGTGTTTTCGCGCACCATCGGTCTGCGCGATACGTTCGCGAAGGAAGTCGCGAAAGGATGA
- a CDS encoding DUF2171 domain-containing protein encodes MQNIAEHMEVIGADGVHIGTVDKVEGNRIKLTKKDSGEGSHKGHHHFIDKGLVADVEGNKVRLSAKASVAVTMEEEK; translated from the coding sequence ATGCAGAACATCGCAGAGCATATGGAAGTCATCGGCGCCGACGGCGTTCATATCGGCACGGTCGACAAGGTCGAAGGCAACCGCATCAAGCTGACCAAGAAGGACAGCGGTGAGGGCAGCCACAAGGGCCATCATCATTTCATCGACAAGGGCCTCGTTGCCGATGTCGAAGGCAACAAGGTGCGGCTGTCGGCCAAGGCATCGGTGGCCGTGACCATGGAAGAGGAAAAGTAG